A genomic segment from Aegilops tauschii subsp. strangulata cultivar AL8/78 chromosome 1, Aet v6.0, whole genome shotgun sequence encodes:
- the LOC141030953 gene encoding uncharacterized protein, which translates to MKAKHVLLRRLGLLKDDEVVSAVILSRYSALFDRPLAEDVIQAFADFYGWRLPNANGLLDLELRDIYLHGRHYTWSNEQACPTLVCNDRVLCTPAWETAQPHCLLRCLSSAASDHAPLLIDCVPRSGGTKRFHFERFWPKMDGFLDVVSLTWNVVEPDPDPLRHIYARLKATARRLHSWGALTLGDIATQLLLSRELIARLDEAKDKRRAWFSCLKDGETNSAFFRIHSAHRKQKNRITQLRVGDDYVLDEATMARVAYDHFSSIIGSHTERPFTLNFQEFDQRSFDLSDLEQPFTEEEIWHAVKLLLSGKAPGPDGFTIEFLRASWSVVKDDICEAFAKLYALNGRGFQKLNKALLTLLPKKPDASSLADYRPISLIHLLAKLFAKVLSLRLAPRLSELVSSNQSAFIAAGASTTTSS; encoded by the exons ATGAAGGCAAAGCATGTCCTGCTGCGTCGGCTTGGCCTGCTTAAGGACGACGAGGTGGTCAGCGCCGTGATCCTCTCTCGTTACTCCGCCTTGTTCGACCGTCCTCTGGCCGAGGATGTGATCCAGGCCTTTGCCGACTTCTACGGGTGGAGGCTGCCTAATGCCAACGGCCTCCTAG ATTTGGAGCTGCGTGATATATACCTCCACGGGAGGCATTATACCTGGTCCAACGAGCAGGCCTGTCCCACTTTGGTTTGCAACGACAGAGTGCTGTGCACTCCGGCTTGGGAGACGGCCCAACCCCACTGCCTGTTGCGCTGCCTCTCCTCTGCTGCGTCTGACCACGCCCCGCTGCTGATCGACTGTGTCCCACGCTCGGGTGGCACCAAGCGCTTCCACTTTGAGCGCTTCTGGCCCAAGATGGATGGTTTCCTCGACGTGGTGTCGCTGACCTGGAACGTTGTTGAGCCCGACCCGGACCCTTTAAGGCACATCTACGCGAGGCTTAAGGCCACCGCGCGCCGTCTTCATAGCTGGGGCGCCCTCACTCTAGGAGACATCGCCACCCAGCTCCTCCTCTCCCGGGAGCTCATTGCGCGTCTGGACGAGGCCAAGGACAAGCGG CGGGCGTGGTTCTCCTGCCTCAAGGACGGCGAGACCAATTCTGCTTTCTTCCGCATCCACTCTGCCCACCGAAAGCAGAAGAATCGTATTACTCAGTTGCGTGTTGGGGACGACTACGTCTTGGACGAGGCGACCATGGCCCGGGTGGCCTACGACCACTTCTCGAGCATCATCGGGTCGCACACGGAGAGGCCTTTTACTCTCAACTTCCAGGAGTTTGACCAGCGCTCCTTTGACCTTTCGGACCTGGAGCAACCCTTCACGGAGGAGGAGATATGGCATGCTGTCAAGCTTCTGCTGTCGGGCAAAGCGCCGGGGCCAGATGGTTTTACCATAGAGTTTCTGCGCGCTAGTTGGAGCGTTGTCAAGGATGACATTTGTGAGGCCTTTGCCAAGCTATATGCCCTTAACGGGCGCGGGTTCCAGAAGCTCAACAAAGCGCTGCTCACCTTGCTCCCCAAGAAACCGGATGCTTCCTCACTCGCGGACTATCGTCCCATTAGCCTCATCCACCTCCTGGCCAAGCTCTTTGCCAAGGTGCTTTCCCTTCGACTGGCCCCTCGTTTGAGCGAGCTCGTCTCTTCAAACCAGAGCGCCTTCATTGCGGCCGGTGCATCCACGACAACTTCATCCTAG